A single region of the Lates calcarifer isolate ASB-BC8 linkage group LG3, TLL_Latcal_v3, whole genome shotgun sequence genome encodes:
- the LOC108900420 gene encoding trafficking kinesin-binding protein 1 produces MDSKSRMEGLARDECELHDWYYKEDKKVLCADRVGQMTKTYNDIDAVTRLLEEKERDLELAARIGQSLLKKNRTLTEQNDYLEIQVGQITEEVAQLHHELNLKDELLQFYTNAAEESEDESSSSPTGKKSKVETASGAFVSDTLQRKLKELEEENLSLRSEANHLKSETETYEEKEQQLVSDCVKELRLSSLQISTIAEELARKTEDASRQQEEITHLLSQIVDLQKKAKSYAVENEELSQHLMAAKDAQRQLTAELQELEEKYSECIEMLHEAQEELKNLRNRNYPAGTPRRYHPLGLYPMDSLAAEIEGTMRKELSLDDPECEEQKVHRKRVFETVKNVNQTVRQRSLTPTSANIPGSNQSLSARTSPQSSGLSTPHSSVYGGDISGDSVALDNRTQSILMETASNQDSNAEGREKKASGAEDLRLALRRLSLRRQNNLSERRFFEEERERRRGGHGGLQDALGQESMLTPSESIMSLGNLHLWATRGPYLPDKLQIVKPLEGSATLHHWQQLAQPHLGVILDARPGVMPKGYRPLELELEQVYPWGGFEEDEPGEQYFQNLPTSSASVTPAVPSTSGTTDTNLGQAPPSRAPLSPPSPSPSPHLSNTDALAAYYPGKCMAHTSSTYTFTTCRILHPTDEQTRVTPSLNPVPASASCVMTSSLLGTPAATPCTPRRLSLRPSESSTNLRDATRTTSTSLGLVRLLQERGISAAMYHQSQGLEHGQGSGGVLFSTSVAPNRAPNPDPLRPSTPPNSPTGPGASSAMLTSAGFDFKSPSYDNFLASKPARSILKEVTGGMRGRQRGRDCESQTDVSVTVHNLNLLDKVKRLGVAGAPGGRAMSPSPMLGPLGGLRRSGSPFGPDGIRRNRSYPAMVGASMAMKAPGPQE; encoded by the exons ATGGACAGCAAGAGCAGGATGGAGGGGTTAGCGAGGGATGAATGTGAGCTGCATGACTGGTACTATAAGGAGGACAAGAAAG TGCTATGTGCAGACAGAGTGGGCCAGATGACGAAGACCTACAATGACATTGATGCTGTCACACGTCTGTTGGAGGAG aaagagagagatctGGAGTTGGCTGCAAGGATTGGCCAATCACTTCTTAAGAAGAACCGAACTCTGACTGAGCAGAATGACTATCTGGAGATACAAGTGGGACAAATCACAGAGGAG GTGGCCCAGCTGCATCATGAGTTGAACCTGAAGgatgagctgctgcagttttacaCCAATGCAGCTGAGGAGAGCGAGGACGAGTCCAGCAGCTCTCCAAC GGGGAAGAAGAGTAAAGTGGAAACAGCTTCAGGAGCCTTTGTGAGTGACACACTCCAGAGGAAACTCAAAGAGCTGGAGGAAGAGAACCTCTCTCTCCGCTCAGAG GCTAACCATCTAAAGTCTGAGACTGAAACTTATGAAGAAAAGGAGCAGCAGCTTGTCAGTGACTGTGTGAAAGAGCTCA GGTTGTCCAGTCTCCAGATCTCCACCATAGCGGAGGAACTGGCTCGTAAGACTGAAGATGCCTCCCGACAGCAAGAAGAGAtcacacacctcctctctcaGATAGTGGATCTGCAAAAGAAAGCCAAATCT TATGCAGTGGAGAATGAGGAGCTCTCGCAACACCTGATGGCAGCCAAAGATGCCCAAAGGCAGCTTACAGCAGAG CTCCAGGAGTTAGAGGAGAAGTACTCAGAGTGTATTGAGATGCTGCATGAAGctcaggaggagctgaagaactTGAGGAACAGAAACTACCCTGCAGGGACCCCTCGACGCTACCACCCCCTGGGACTGTACCCAATG GATTCTCTGGCAGCTGAGATTGAGGGAACGATGAGGAAGGAGTTGAGTCTGGATGATCCTGAGTGTGAAGAACAGAA AGTTCATCGTAAGCGTGTTTTTGAGACGGTCAAGAACGTCAACCAGACAGTCCGTCAGCGCTCACTGACTCCAACCAGCGCCAACATCCCCGGCTCCAACCAGTCTCTGTCAGCTCGTACGTCACCTCAGTCCAGTGGCCTCTCCACCCCCCACTCCAGCGTGTACGGAGGTGACATCAGTGGAGACAGTGTTGCCCTTGACAACCGTACACAGAGCATCCTGATGGAGACAGCATCTAATCAGGATAG CAACGCAGAGGGCCGGGAGAAGAAGGCGAGTGGTGCTGAGGACCTGAGGCTGGCCCTGCGCCGCCTGTCTCTGCGTCGACAGAACAACCTGAGCGAGAGGCGTTTCTTtgaagaagagagggagcgaAGGCGGGGAGGACATGGAGGACTGCAGGATGCTCTGGGCCAGGAGAGCATGTTGACCCCCTCAGAAAGCATCATGTCCCTTGGCAACCTCCACCTGTGGGCCACACGAGGGCCCTACCTCCCTGACAAGCTCCAAATCGTCAAACCACTTgaag GCTCCGCCACCCTGCACCACTGGCAGCAGTTAGCCCAGCCTCACCTCGGTGTGATCCTGGATGCCAGACCAGGAGTCATGCCAAAGGGTTACAGACCTCTTGAACTAGAGCTGgagcag GTGTATCCTTGGGGTGGCTTTGAAGAGGATGAACCAGGTGAGCAATACTTCCAGAATCTTCCCACATCCTCAGCCTCTGTCACACCAGCCGTGCCCTCCACCTCTGGCACCACCGATACCAACCTCGGGCAGGCTCCACCCAGCCGTGCTCCACTTTCTCCTCCGTCTCCATCCCCATCGCCACATCTCAGCAACACAGACGCCCTGG CTGCATACTACCCAGGTAAATGCATGGCCCACACCAGCTCTACCTACACCTTCACAACCTGTCGAATCCTTCACCCGACTGATGAGCAGACACGGGTCACGCCAAG TCTAAACCCAGTCCCAGCGTCAGCTTCCTGTGTGATGACCAGCTCTTTGTTGGGTACCCCGGCTGCAACACCCTGCACGCCCCGTAGGCTCAGTCTCAGGCCCTCCGAATCCTCAACTAACCTCAG AGATGCAACACGTACCACCAGCACCTCCCTGGGGTTAGTGCGTCTTCTCCAGGAGAGAGGGATCTCAGCAGCGATGTATCACCAGAGCCAGGGCCTGGAGCATGGTCAGGGCAGCGGAGGAGTCTTATTCAGCACCTCTGTCGCCCCTAACCGAGCACCAAACCCTGACCCTCTGCGGCCCTCTACCCCCCCCAACTCCCCCACAGGGCCGGGAGCTTCTTCAGCCATGCTAACCTCTGCAGGTTTCGACTTTAAGAGCCCCTCTTATGACAACTTCCTGGCCTCTAAACCAGCCCGTTCTATTCTGAAGGAGGTGACTGGGGGGAtgagggggaggcagagagggagggactgcGAAAGCCAGACAGACGTTAGCGTGACCGTCCACAACCTCAACCTGCTGGATAAGGTGAAGCGGCTGGGTGTGGCTGGAGCGCCGGGGGGCAGAGCGATGAGTCCCAGTCCCATGCTGGGACCGCTGGGTGGGCTTCGCAGATCCGGCTCCCCCTTCGGGCCTGATGGAATAAGGAGGAACCGGAGTTATCCAGCCATGGTTGGGGCCAGCATGGCCATGAAAGCCCCGGGGCCCCAGGAGTAG
- the si:dkey-166k12.1 gene encoding solute carrier family 22 member 13 gives MNFDQILSAIGGFGKYQKILYIWICLPQILLAFHMMVSIFTGATPPHHCRDNSSSAAGNQSLLTDTLSLNLSLSDSSCFSSDVLPLGNRTERVPCGHGWVYSKETFQSTTVTEWDLVCDKAGLNSLGSSIYMFGLLVGSVVFGAMADRYGRRFVLLLSIALQTVFGVAVAFAPNFPVYVILRFIVGTTISGVIINAFVLGTEWTCTKRRMLAGIITDYAFGLGYMLLAGVAYLIRDWRKLQLAISAPGFLLIFYIWVVPQSARWLLANDRREEAIALLRKAALVNGRVLPPVAQVEKCEILSGGKRSHTAVDLVRTPQMRKRAIILFYIWFVNVLVYYGLSLGVSRLGTNLYLTQFVFGLVEIPARSLVLLVLPCSRRFTQTGFLAVGGLACLLMLTVPADHPNVLTGLAMVGKFGIAASFAVIYVYTAEIFPTVLRQTGIGVSCMFARMGGVLAPVINMLYNHSPVTPLIIFGTSPLVGAVLALALPETADRPLPDTVEDVENWDMRSPSDKDNAEMCDGIHQSVSRTEQEQEQEQELQHLAGQT, from the exons ATGAATTTCGACCAGATCCTCTCTGCCATCGGAGGCTTCGGCAAGTATCAGAAAATTTTGTACATATGGATTTGTTTACCCCAGATTCTCCTCGCCTTCCACATGATGGTGAGCATCTTCACCGGAGCCACGCCGCCGCATCACTGCCGAGACAACTCGAGCTCAGCAGCCGGGAATCAGTCCCTCCTCACCGACACGCTCAGCCTGAACTTGAGCCTCTCGgactcctcctgcttctcctccgATGTCCTGCCGCTGGGCAACCGGACCGAGCGCGTCCCGTGTGGCCATGGATGGGTGTACAGCAAGGAGACTTTCCAGAGCACCACAGTCACCGAG TGGGACCTGGTGTGCGACAAAGCTGGACTGAACAGTCTTGGTTCATCTATCTACATGTTTGGCCTGTTGGTGGGATCTGTGGTGTTTGGAGCCATGGCTGACAG GTACGGTCGACGTTTCGTCCTGCTGCTGTCCATCGCTCTGCAGACTGTGTTTGGAGTCGCTGTGGCCTTTGCACCCAACTTCCCTGTCTATGTGATTCTTCGCTTTATAGTTGGCACAACCATATCTGGAGTCATCATCAATGCTTTTGTACTTG GCACCGAGTGGACCTGCACCAAGAGACGCATGCTGGCTGGCATCATCACAGACTATGCCTTTGGCCTGGGCTACATGCTGTTAGCAGGTGTTGCATATCTGATACGAGACTGGAGAAAACTGCAACTGGCTATATCAGCCCCTGGCTTCCTGCTCATCTTCTATATATG GGTGGTTCCCCAGTCTGCCAGATGGCTGTTAGCCAAcgacaggagagaggaggccaTCGCACTCCTTCGCAAGGCAGCGCTTGTTAATGGCCGAGTTTTACCTCCTGTTGCACAA GTTGAGAAGTGTGAGATTTTAAGCGGAGGGAAGCGAAGTCACACGGCAGTGGATCTCGTACGAACACCTCAGATGAGGAAGAGGGCTATCATCTTGTTCTACATCTG GTTTGTGAATGTGCTGGTGTACTACGGCCTCTCGCTCGGCGTGTCCAGGTTGGGGACAAACCTCTATCTGACCCAGTTTGTGTTTGGGTTGGTTGAGATTCCAGCTCGTTCTCTGGTCCTACTCGTCCTGCCCTGCAGCCGCCGATTCACCCAGACCGGTTTCCTGGCTGTTGGAGGCCTCGCCTGTCTGCTAATGCTCACTGTCCCTGCAG ATCATCCCAATGTGCTGACTGGTCTTGCCATGGTGGGGAAGTTCGGTATAGCTGCTTCCTTTGCTGTAATTTATGTGTACACTGCTGAGATATTCCCCACTGTGCTACG GCAAACAGGAATAGGTGTATCCTGTATGTTTGCAAGGATGGGTGGTGTGTTAGCACCCGTCATCAACATGCTTTATAACCACAGCCCCGTTACTCCTCTGATCATCTTTGGTACCTCCCCGCTGGTGGGTGCTGTCTTGGCCTTGGCTCTGCCTGAAACTGCTGACAGACCTCTTCCTGACACAGTGGAGGACGTAGAGAACTGGGATATGAG GTCGCCTTCTGACAAGGACAATGCTGAGATGTGTGACGGTATTCACCAGTCAGTcagcagaacagagcaggagcaggaacaGGAGCAGGAGCTACAACATCTAGCAGGCCAGACTTGA
- the zgc:110239 gene encoding digestive cysteine proteinase 1, whose translation MSDLKSCRLQSHVFLSEFGLTAFLSFISELKTKVMRCWFIAAALLWAATAAKGKAVPSPPNFGNSYHVKGMISLPYAEIKEPFEAWLDLAAKSSRIDYYHGQVSTYQLGAEQQWGVAYKITPETTEVEQNVMKCFQVNGTKNETVTPQASLPDVQGFQFLRMEYYGGSLCEVWQNVTTVGYKKNTYTLWVTHSEKGAGDKEDPATPLHYEMMGYNTLLGSHYDKYLVDYKEFSTHVDPKVFSLPEGMTCGGFPGPGVEHHMLANPMKDLIHTSASGHSQRMFSHFKDKFQRQYSDEREHEKREHAFVHNLRYVHSKNRAGLPFSLALNSLSDRTMSELATMRGRKQGKTPNRGLPFPSKVYEGVQVPDSIDWRLYGAVTPVKDQAICGSCWSFATTGAVEGALFLKTGSLQVLSQQMLVDCSWGFGNNGCDGGEEWRAYEWIMKHGGIATTETYGAYMGMNGFCHVNASELTARIQSYTNVTSGDAEALKLALYKNGPVAVSIDASHRSFVFYSHGVYYEPACGNTTDDLDHAVLAVGYGTLNGEPYWLIKNSWSTYWGNDGYILMSMKDNNCGVTTDATYVTLA comes from the exons ATGAGTGATTTGAAGAGCTGTAGGTTGCAGagtcatgtgtttttgtctgagtTTGGTCTGACAGCCTTTCTCTCCTTTATTTCTGAGCTCAAAACAAAAGTAATGCGGTGCTGGTTCATTGCAGCTGCTCTTTTGTGGGCTGCCACAG ctgcaaaGGGAAAAGCAGTCCCTTCCCCTCCAAATTTTGGTAACAGCTATCATGTCAAAG GAATGATCTCTCTGCCCTATGCTGAGATCAAGGAGCCATTTGAGGCCTGGTTAGATCTGGCAGCAAAGTCCAGCCGCATAGACTACTACCATG GCCAAGTGTCGACATACCAGCTGGGGGCAGAGCAGCAGTGGGGCGTTGCTTATAAAATCACTCCTGAGACCACAGAGGTGGAGCAGAATGTGATGAAGTGCTTTCAGGTCAACGGAACAAAGAACGAAACAGTCACACCACAGGCATCGCTGCCTGATGTGCAGGGcttccag TTCCTGAGGATGGAGTACTATGGAGGTTCCCTGTGTGAAGTTTGGCAGAATGTGACCACTGTGGGTTACAAGaagaacacatacacactgtgggTGACCCATTCAGAGAAAGGTGCAGGTGACAAAGAAGATCCTGCAACACCCCTCCACTATGAAATGATGGGATACAACACACTGCTGGGGTCCCACTATGACAAATACTTGGTTGACTACAAGGAGTTCAGCACTCATGTGGATCCCAAAGTCTTCTCACTGCCTGAAG GGATGACCTGTGGGGGATTTCCTGGGCCGGGAGTGGAGCACCACATGTTGGCCAATCCAATGAAAGATCTGATCCACACCTCAGCTTCAGGCCACTCACAGCGCATGTTCAGCCATTTCAAGGACAAGTTTCAGCGTCAGTACAGCGATGAAAGAGAACATGAGAAGAGGGAGCACGCTTTTGTTCACAACCTCCG GTACGTCCACTCCAAGAACAGAGCAGGACTGCctttctctctggctctgaACTCTCTATCAGATCGCACCATGTCAGAGCTGGCCACCATGAGGGGAAGGAAGCAAGGCAAGACTCCAAACAGAGGACTCCCCTTCCCCTCCAAGGTTTATGAAGGGGTGCAAGTACCTGATTCAATCGACTGGAGGCTTTATG GTGCTGTGACCCCAGTGAAGGACCAGGCCATATGTGGCTCTTGCTGGAGCTTTGCCACCACTGGAGCAGTAGAGGGCGCTCTCTTcctaaag ACGGGCTCCCTGCAGGTCCTGTCTCAGCAGATGTTGGTGGACTGTTCCTGGGGTTTCGGCAATAACGGCTGTGATGGAGGGGAGGAGTGGAGAGCATACGAGTGGATCATGAAACATGGGGGCATCGCCACAACAGAAACTTATGGAGCTTATATGGGAATG AATGGGTTTTGCCATGTGAATGCATCCGAGCTCACTGCACGTATCCAGAGCTACACCAACGTCACATCAGGAGATGCAGAGGCCCTTAAGTTGGCTCTGTATAAAAACGGGCCGGTGGCTGTTAGTATCGATGCGTCACATCGATCATTTGTTTTCTACAGCCATGGTGTCTACTATGAACCTGCATGTG gtaaTACCACTGATGATTTGGACCATGCTGTGCTCGCAGTGGGTTATGGGACCCTGAACGGGGAGCCGTACTGGTTAATAAAAAACTCATGGTCCACCTACTGGGGCAATGACGGCTACATCCTCATGTCTATGAAGGATAACAACTGTGGTGTCACCACTGATGCTACATATGTCACACTTGCATAG